The following are from one region of the Salvia splendens isolate huo1 chromosome 2, SspV2, whole genome shotgun sequence genome:
- the LOC121792751 gene encoding AAA-ATPase At3g50940-like, producing the protein MRFSYESLPPADKILTAAASAAASAILLKSFASDLIPQQIQTYLSSSLAKLSRQLTVVVDEFDGLTSNQMFDAATVYLSAKISGATTRIKVNMPPKQQDLAVTVDKNQEIVDFHAGIRFKWTLQCATAVTKTAKNEPSRSELRYFELSFNRKHKDYVLKVYLPYILARAREMEEEGKTVRLHTVDYNGTDYWSSVALNHPATFETMAMEAETKKGLMEDLDRFVSRKDYYRRVGKAWKRGYLLYGPPGTGKSSLVAAMANYLNFDVYDLDLREVQCNSDLRRLLIGSSNRSILVIEDIDCNVGLQNRETDTAAAQEDKITLSGLLNFIDGLWSSCGDEKIIVFTTNHRNRLDPALLRPGRMDVHLEMSYCTFSGFKILASTYLRIDDHLLFPVIGELLGEVEATPAEVAGELIKSEDSDIALPILVHFLKHKDIKRSC; encoded by the exons ATGAGATTTTCCTACGAATCTCTGCCGCCTGCAGACAAAATCCTGACGGCGgcagcctccgccgccgcctcagCCATCCTCCTGAAATCCTTCGCCAGCGACCTCATTCCCCAGCAGATCCAAACGTACCTATCCTCATCCCTCGCCAAGCTCTCGCGGCAGCTCACTGTCGTCGTTGACGAATTCGACGGCCTCACTTCCAACCAAATGTTCGACGCCGCCACCGTCTACCTCTCGGCCAAAATCTCCGGCGCCACCACAAGGATCAAAGTGAACATGCCCCCCAAACAGCAGGACCTCGCCGTCACCGTCGACAAAAACCAAGAGATCGTCGACTTCCACGCCGGCATCCGCTTCAAATGGACTCTGCAGTGTGCCACCGCCGTCACAAAAACCGCCAAAAACGAGCCATCCCGATCGGAACTGAGATACTTCGAGCTCAGTTTCAACCGGAAACACAAAGACTACGTGTTGAAGGTGTACTTGCCCTACATTTTGGCGAGAGCCAGGGAGATGGAGGAGGAGGGAAAGACTGTCAGGCTGCACACGGTTGATTACAACGGAACTGATTACTGGAGCTCGGTGGCTCTGAACCATCCGGCCACGTTCGAGACGATGGCGATGGAGGCTGAGACGAAGAAGGGGCTGATGGAGGATCTGGATAGGTTTGTGAGCAGGAAGGATTACTACAGGAGGGTTGGGAAGGCTTGGAAACGAGGATACCTGTTGTACGGCCCTCCGGGGACCGGGAAGTCAAGCTTGGTTGCGGCCATGGCTAATTACCTCAACTTTGATGTTTATGACTTGGATTTGAGGGAGGTTCAATGCAACTCCGATTTGAGGAGGCTCTTGATTGGCTCCTCCAATCGTTCCATACTTGTCATTGAGGACATTGACTGCAATGTCGGATTGCAAAACAGGGAAACAGATACCGCAGCAGCTCAGGAAGACAag ATAACCTTATCTGGGCTGCTGAACTTCATTGATGGGCTGTGGTCGAGTTGTGGGGATGAGAAGATCATAGTCTTCACCACCAATCACAGGAACAGGCTGGATCCGGCGCTGCTCCGACCGGGCCGAATGGACGTGCACTTGGAGATGTCTTACTGCACATTCAGTGGCTTCAAGATACTTGCTTCCACCTATCTGAGGATTGACGACCACTTGCTCTTTCCGGTGATCGGAGAGCTGCTTGGAGAAGTTGAGGCGACGCCGGCTGAAGTTGCTGGAGAGCTCATCAAGAGTGAGGATTCTGATATTGCACTACCAATCTTAGTTCATTTCCTCAAGCACAAGGACATTAAGAGATCATGTTAG
- the LOC121792754 gene encoding phosphatidylinositol/phosphatidylcholine transfer protein SFH6-like, giving the protein MSNAVDPLSSTRYCKDDEHKHIPDPENLEENTKSGILKKAKNASSKFRNSLRNKIKRRNDSGVCKGEDIHEIRDQKAVDAFRQALMMDSLLPSRFDDYHIMLRFLKARKFNINKAKIMWADMLEWRKNFGADTIMEDFHFKELNEVQQYYPHGYHGVDKDGRPVYIERLGMTDVDMLLQVTNVDRFVKYQVQEFERSLAIRFPACSVAANKHIGSSTTILDVEGLNLMNLTGPVVEFIKVVQKVDNDNYPETLSRMFIVNAGPGFRMIWNVVKPLLDPETTSKIQVIGSNYQRKLLEVIDESELPDFFGGCCTCAIEGGCLRSDKGPWKDQNLLKMAPDTEVHLVQTASISDNDAT; this is encoded by the exons ATGTCCAACGCCGTCGATCCACTCTCCTCCACGC GTTACTGTAAGGATGATGAACACAAACACATACCAGATCCTGAGAACTTGGAGGAAAATACGAAATCCGGAATTCTTAAAAAAGCCAAAAATGCATCTAGTAAATTCAGGAATTCTCTGAGAAACAAGATCAAACGGAGAAATGATTCTGGAGTTTGTAAAGGTGAAGATATTCATGAAATCCGGGATCAAAAGGCTGTCGATGCGTTTCGTCAAGCACTGATGATGGATAGTTTGCTTCCTTCGAGATTTGATGAttatcacattatgttgag ATTTCTGAAAGCAAGGAAGTTCAACATCAATAAGGCAAAGATCATGTGGGCAGACATGCTAGAATGGAGAAAGAATTTTGGTGCTGATACAATCATGGAG GACTTTCACTTCAAAGAGTTGAATGAGGTTCAACAATATTATCCTCATGGTTACCATGGTGTTGACAAGGATGGACGACCCGTATACATAGAGAGGTTGGGTATGACTGACGTTGATATGCTACTGCAGGTCACAAATGTAGACAGATTTGTAAAATATCAAGTCCAGGAGTTCGAGAGAAGTCTTGCCATAAGATTTCCTGCATGTTCAGTTGCTGCAAACAAACACATAGGTTCAAGTACAACAATTTTGGATGTTGAAGGATTG AATTTAATGAATCTCACTGGCCCTGTTGTCGAATTTATTAAAGTGGTTCAGAAGGTTGATAACGACAATTATCCTGAA ACACTTTCCCGAATGTTTATTGTCAATGCTGGTCCTGGCTTTCGGATGATATGGAATGTGGTCAAACCATTACTTGATCCTGAGACAACTTCGAAAATCCAG GTTATTGGCAGCAATTATCAGAGAAAGTTGCTTGAAGTAATTGATGAAAG TGAACTACCAGATTTCTTTGGTGGTTGCTGTACCTGTGCAATTGAAGGGGGCTGCTTGAGGTCTGATAAAGGACCATGGAAGGACCAAAATTTATTGAAG ATGGCTCCGGATACAGAAGTGCATCTTGTGCAGACAGCATCAATTTCAGATAATGATGCAACTTAG